Part of the Pseudodesulfovibrio mercurii genome is shown below.
TCCCCTTCGAGTTCGTGGACGTGCCGCAGGTGGCCTGCGCCTTCACCTCCCGCCAGGGGGGCGTGTCCGAGCCGCCCCACGACTCGGCCAACATCAGCTTCGACGTGGGCGACGAGCCCGAGGCCGTGGCCGCCAACCGGCGGTTGGTCTTCGAGCGCATGGGCCTGACCGGCTGGTGCGAGCTGAACCAGGTGCACGGCGACGTCATCCGTTTCGACCCCGCGCCCCACGCGCCCGAGGACCACGCGAGCGAGGACGGCGACGGCATGGCCACGGCCGAGCCGGGGCACGGCCTGGTCATCAAGACCGCCGACTGCCAGCCCATCCTCCTGGCCCACCGCTCGGGCCGTTTCGTGGCCGGGCTGCACGCGGGCTGGCGCGGCAACAGGATGGATTTTCCGGGCTCGGGCGTGCGCCGCTTCTGCGAGCGCTACGACCTGAAACCCAGGGACGTCTTTGCCGTGCGCGGCCCGTCCCTCGGCCCCACGGCCGCCGAGTTCGTCAACTTCGAGACCGACTTCGGCCCGGCCTTCCGGCCCTGGTACGACCCCGAGACACGGACCATGGACCTCTGGCGGCTGACCCGCGACCAGCTCATGGACGCGGGCGTGCCGGAGCGGCAGATCTTCGGCCTGGACCTGTGCACCCTGACCATGGAGGAGACCTTCTTCTCCTACCGCAAGGCATGCGCCCGCCCCATCCGGCAGACCGGACGGCAGTGCGGGATCATCTGGATCCGGAAATAGCCCGGTCCGCTCACCAGCACAGAAGGGGCGGCAGCCCCATCTTCGCGGCGAAGCGCATCTCGAAAAAGAGGACCGCGTAATACCCGGCAATCCCGAGCCACAGCCACAGCCAGACGGCGAAAGCGCCCTTCCACCCCCTGTCGTCGGCCAGTGCGAAGGCGGCTATGCCCGTCAGCATGCAGGCGACGGCACAGGCCAGGGCGGTGACGATGAGCATCAGCCCGTGAATCGTACCAGCCCGCCACTGCGCCGCCGTGGACGCGATGACGAGCACCGCGTAGACGACCTTTACCGGCCAGCCGCCCAGGGGACGCGGGTCCCTCCCACTCTTCAGGAGCGAGGCGAGGCCAAGGGCGAAAAGCGGCCCAAGAAAAGGCAGGTAAAGCGGCACCTCCGTCAACAGGGCCACGGGGTCGTTGGACACCAGGGCGAACGCGGCCGGGATCAGCATGGCCGTGGCGGCGTAAACCGCCAGCATGAGAATCGGATGCCGCGCGATCCCTCCCCCTTCCGGCCGATGTTCGTATTCCCTGTCCAAGACTCGCCTTCTCCTTTTTGATTGCACGTTCGCCCGGCCCGCTCGTCAGGACCGGGAATCCGAGGCCTACTCCTCGGGCCAGCGCAGGGTCATCCGTTGGAAACGGTAGCCGGGCCCGAAGAACGCCGCGAAGTCCTGCGGCCGGATGACCCGGACCTCCCGCCCGTTCCGGGCCGTGTGGACCGGCCGCATGGCGTTGACGAACCGGCCCCTGTCCTTGCCGCTCACGAGGCTGCGCTTGACGGCCCCGCCCACCCCGCTTCCGGGGACGGACACCGTTCCCGGATTCGGGCCGAGGGTCAGGGTCACGGACCGCCCCTCGCCCAGGTCCAGGGTCAGGGGGTCCATGGAGAGGGTATGCCCGCCGCCGCCCCCTCTGACCAGGGTCCCGAACAGGTTGCCCGTGAGACGGCAGATGCCCGACGCGCTCCTGGGGCCGTCCGGCGTGTCCGCCTCGAGCGTCACCGACACGTCGTAGCCGCTCCAGGAAGGGACCCGCTCCAACAGCCCGGCCATGGGGATGAGCAGGACCGAGGCCAGGACGAAGACCAGCACCCCCCACCAGAACCACTTGAACGCGCGGCGCGCGAACAGCCGCACGAGAACGGCCATGACCAGCAGGATCAACGGGGAGCCGAGGATGACGGCGGTCCCTTCGGCGATGTCGGCCAGCCACCAGAACAGCCACGTCCCCGGGACGACCAGCAGGGCGATGCCCACGGGCTTCTTGATCTTCCCTTCCCACTCGTCCTCGGTTCCGGCGGCCACCATCATGAGCACCAGAAATCCGACGAACATCAACACAAAGGGCATGGGTTCTCCTTCGGCGTCGCGGATTGCCGCGACCGGGTGGACAGGGCGGCGTCCGGCCATGTATGATTCATATATAGATCACCTTTTACGGGACGGGTCCAATGCAACACCGACTTTTCCGCGCCCCCTGGCACATGTTCCTCCTGCTCCTCCTGGCCCTGGCCCCGGTGCGGGCCCAGGCGGACGCGCTCCAGATGGCCCGGCCCGACATGCCCGAAAATCCCGAACTCAGGGCCATCGCCGAACGGGCCGACAACGTGACCACCACCAGGATACTCCTGGCCATCGAGCGCACGGACAACGCCAACATCAAAAATTCCTTCGGCCAGAACATCCTCATCCAGCTCATCTCCCTCCAGGCCCCGGACCAGGAGGCCTCCTTCCGCACCCTGGTGGCCATGGGGGCGGACATGAACATCGTGGACCAGGACCACCTCACCCCGCTGCTCTACGCCATCGGCAGCGGCGACATGGAGGCCACCAGGGCGCTCCTCAAGCTGGGGGCCAAAACCGAGATTCCGGACAAGAGCCCCAACGCCCTGCACTTCGCCCTGTCCCGCCGGCGCTACGAGGAGGCCCGCCTGCTCCTGGACAACGGGGTGGACGTCAACGTCTTGGGCCCCAACCGGGACACCCCCCTCCACCAGGCCTGCCTGGCCGCGCCCGAGGCGTTCATCGCCGACCTGCTGGCCCGCGGGGCCCACGTCAATGCCCGGGAAAAGACCGGCCTGACCCCGCTGCACGCGGCCGCCTTCCGGGGCGACCCGGCCATCGTCCAGCTGCTCCTGGACGCGGGCGCGAACCCGGCCATCGAGGACAACAACGGCCACGTGCCCAGGGACTGGGCAGTGTGGGAACATCACGACGAGGCCGCCGCGCTGCTATAGGCCGCCGGGCGAAACACGCATCTAGTCCGGCACCTTGCGCAGGACGTACAGCCTGTTCAGGGCGTCCCCGCCCTTCAGGACCTCGATCCGGACGCTGAAGCGGATGCCCAGGCCGTTGTCTTCATACCAGACCGTGCGCCGAGACCCGATATCGTCGGCCGGGACGACCCAGAGGGCGGGCCGGGCCCTGCCCACCAGCGTCATGGGCGCGCCCGTCACCGGGACCGGTTCGCCGGAGCGCTCCTCGAGCGCCTTCCGGGCGATGACCGGCAACGCCCGGAGATGCTTGTCGTCCATTTGCAGCTCGGCCCGGAGGACGCCCTTGCCCGGCAGATTCATGGAGGGGAGCGAGCCCT
Proteins encoded:
- a CDS encoding polyphenol oxidase family protein; translation: MAAIAFFPFEFVDVPQVACAFTSRQGGVSEPPHDSANISFDVGDEPEAVAANRRLVFERMGLTGWCELNQVHGDVIRFDPAPHAPEDHASEDGDGMATAEPGHGLVIKTADCQPILLAHRSGRFVAGLHAGWRGNRMDFPGSGVRRFCERYDLKPRDVFAVRGPSLGPTAAEFVNFETDFGPAFRPWYDPETRTMDLWRLTRDQLMDAGVPERQIFGLDLCTLTMEETFFSYRKACARPIRQTGRQCGIIWIRK
- a CDS encoding ankyrin repeat domain-containing protein; the protein is MQHRLFRAPWHMFLLLLLALAPVRAQADALQMARPDMPENPELRAIAERADNVTTTRILLAIERTDNANIKNSFGQNILIQLISLQAPDQEASFRTLVAMGADMNIVDQDHLTPLLYAIGSGDMEATRALLKLGAKTEIPDKSPNALHFALSRRRYEEARLLLDNGVDVNVLGPNRDTPLHQACLAAPEAFIADLLARGAHVNAREKTGLTPLHAAAFRGDPAIVQLLLDAGANPAIEDNNGHVPRDWAVWEHHDEAAALL